From one Lycium barbarum isolate Lr01 chromosome 6, ASM1917538v2, whole genome shotgun sequence genomic stretch:
- the LOC132600273 gene encoding auxin-responsive protein SAUR50-like, whose translation MAIIRKSNKLPHAAVLKQIMKRCSSLGKKQGYDDQDYSLIDVPKGHFAVYVAENRTRYIVPISFLSHSDFQSLLHHAEEEFGVDHDMGITIPCDEVVFRSLTSMIQ comes from the coding sequence ATGGCCATAattagaaaatcaaacaagttGCCACACGCTGCAGTCTTGAAGCAAATTATGAAAAGATGTTCGAGTTTAGGTAAGAAGCAGGGGTACGACGACCAAGACTACTCTCTGATTGACGTACCCAAAGGACATTTTGCAGTTTACGTGGCAGAGAATCGAACTCGTTACATTGTACCTATTTCTTTTTTGAGTCATTCAGATTTTCAGAGTCTCCTTCATCATGCTGAAGAAGAATTTGGCGTTGATCACGACATGGGCATCACTATTCCCTGCGACGAAGTCGTCTTCCGGTCTCTTACTTCCATGATTCAGTAG